catcattcatttacaaaagaGTGCAATTCATTGTTTGATTTATGGTTATGTTATAACATTTGATGCAATAATGTGCAAAATAACACAAGACTATGAAGCAACCACCAAACCGACACCAATTAGATTAATCGTAGCTTATCATTTTATAGTAACATTATTTCGTGTTCTTCTCATTTTGAGATTTCTACGGTCACTTTTTAATTACCTCTTAATCTCCAGCATTCAAATTGTTCTGATTAATGAGAGAAGTGCAAGAGAGACCCTTGAAGATAGAAATGCATGAGAGGGTTTGAACCAAACTTGGATCCCCAATACTAGCTGGCTAGCTGCACATATGGTGCAACAACTATAAGGGATGAGCTTTTCTTTCGTTATCCAACTCATTTTCTCGCGTGCtctatgaaaaaagaaaaattctgtctgttacttaagtagcggaataTCTTACcaaatttagtatttttatattgtctgctacttaagtagcggacgactATCATGTGAATACGATCCGACTATCATGTGCTCTTATATATACcgtaaaaaatatgaaagatttttttttttttgttttgtttgcgAAGGAGCTGAAGATCAAACCTACGACATCTAACATACTACTTAAATTCCTCATCAcactagaccaaatctaatGAGCTTAAACATAAAAGAATATTAATCATCCATCAATcattatccataaaaaaaaaagtatataaaaattctGATTTGCATTTAAAGAGACTTAAAAATTGTGATTgataacatttaaaatattaattaattgtattGTATTTGATGATGAATAATAAGTTGTGATATCTTACtatattcattaaaatatttattaaataaaatgacttatgtttttgtattttgttaACTACAGtatcatttattttaaaattgttaataaCACAATTCTTTTTATGaagttttaaataatatttttataaatccTTTTatgcaaaagttattatttaaaactTCATAAACTATAAATATTTTGGCATCCCGGTGGGGGCAAACTTATAAACCataaattataagttaaaaATTTAACTTACCAAATAAAATCTTACTAGcatttagatttttattttttgaaaattactttttttaaattattttttatcatttgtaaaaaaattatttttaacgacaaaatgaaaaattaatctTAACAGTTTTTCTAGAATCTAttgtttttaaaacaaaaaaatttaaatataaaagctttacattttatatacaaataatttttatgatactaaacaaataaaaatagtttttaattatttttttaaaaaatccttaaatttattcaattttgttgttgtcaagtagcctaataACTAAAAATTCTATCTTAAAATTGGATAAATGAAGTGTTCGAGATTCGAACCCCGACTAATGTATGCGATATCCCTACTAAATTGAGCATAGATCACAAGaacttatttaatatattttggtctagtgatgagaGATTTATATAGTATGTTATGAGTGtcagttaaataaaaaaacaccctACATTATTTCAGTTACACTGTATAACAGGACACGAGCACAGACAAAGTTACTTTATTACAGCACGTGTCCTACTTGTACGACATTGAAAGGAACATGGCACAGTACAACATTATTATTACCCATTTAACTCACTACACAACACTTCACAAAACCTCACTCTAATTTTCTTTGTACTTCGTTACCTAAAAACCTCactccatttttcttcttcatccatCACCTTCATTTCTTCCAAGTCCCATTAGTCAACTACTTCCACAAGGTAACACAAACAATTTTTCCTTAAATgcaaactctctctctctctctctgttgtCTTTAAGAATCATGTACTTTGTGTTCTTTGTTGTAACTTAAAcaaattttagggtttatttattttatgtaaaaatcCTTTCTTgatctcattttcattttggGTTTTATCtgtaaaaagtcaattttttttttcttttctgaaaGCATCTATGAAGATTGCATGACCCTTTTGTCTTCTCCTGCAGAAAATGATGAATCTTTGTATTTTAGGTTTTGAAATGAAGTAGCAAAAGAGAAATTAAAGGTTTTGATCGATTTTCTTTGAGGTGAAAAAATGTggaatttgtaacaaaaagggAATTTTTTGCCAGTGAAAGTTGATTTTGTGTCAGCTTGATTATAAAGGGTTAGAATTTAGcaaattttagggtttatttATTCCATGTAAAAATCTTTGCTTGATCTCATTTtcatttgggtttttttttgctgtaattttttttttcctaaatgCATCTTCAAGATTGCATGGCCAATTGGTCTTCTGCAGAAAAtgatgaaacttttttttttaggttttgaAGTGAAGtaggaaaaagaaattaaaagttTTGATAGCTTTTGTTTGAGGTGAATAAAAGTGGAATTTGTGGCAAAAAGGGAAATTTTTTGCTAATGAAAGTTGATTCTGTGTCAATTTGACTATAAAGGGTTAGAATTGACCTAATTTTAGGACCATctattttttggaaaaatcGTTGTTTgatctcattttcattttggGTTTTATCTGTAATTTTTTTCCCCCTGAAAGCAACTTCTAGATTGCATGACCCTTTTGTCTTATTCTGCAGAAAATGATGAAACTTTCACTTTTAGGTTTTGAAGTGAAgtaggaaaagaaaaattaaaggtTTTGATAGCTTTTGTTCGAGGTGAAAAAGAGTGGATTTATTAACATAAAGGGGAAATTTCAGCTAGTGAAAGTTGTTTTGTGTGAATTTTATAATGGAAGAAGGGTTAGGTCACAACTCAGTTCCTCCTCCTGGTTCCATCGACAAGTCTAAGATTCTGGATATTAAGCCTATAAGAAGTTTGATACCCGTTTTTTCAATGAATCCTCAAGCTCCACCTTCAGGACAGTATCCTTCTGGGTTTTCTCCATTTTTCCCATTTGGTGGACCTCATGACTCTTCAACCACTGGGGCGAAACGTAGAGCGATGCCGACTCCACTTCGAGCATTTAGGAGTCCTCTAGGAGAGGACGAGGATTACAATGACAATGATGATTTTAGTAACACAAGAAATGCAGCATCGCGTTCGAGCCGGGTCAAACCGAAGAAGACCAAGATATATAGTGATTTTCATGTTGATTTGAGTGGTTTAGTTGGTATAAACCCGGCACACAAAGACGACGGTAACCGTGAAGTGGTTAATATTGTACTCATGACATTTGATGCACTAAGAAGAAGGCTAACCCAACTTGTAGATGCCAAGGAATTGAGCACGGGTTTGGTCAAGCGTGCGGATTTAAAAGTTGGCAATATTTGTATGACCAAAGGAATTCGAACAAACGTGACGAAGAGGGTCGGAGCAGTGCCTGGAGTTGAGATTGGGGACATTTTCTTTTTCCGAATGGAATTGTGTGTTGTTGGTTTGCATGCTCAGTCCATGGGGGGAATTGATGCCTTGCATATCACGGGTGTCCGCGAGGAAGAAACTTTGGCTGTAAGCATTGTTTCTTCGGGAGAATATGATGATGAAGCTGAGGATGGTGATGTTATAATTTATACCGGTCAGGGTGGGAATTTCAACAAGAAAGATAAGCATGTGTCAGATCAGAAGCTTCATAGGGGTAATCTTGCTTTGGATAGAAGTTCGCGAACACACAATGAAATAAGAGTCATCCGAGGCATCAAAGATGCTGTGAATCCGAACTCAAAAATCTACGTCTATGATGGTCTATATAAAATTCAAGATTCATGGGTTGAAAAAGCCAAAGGCGGTGGTAGCTTGCTTAAGTATAAGTTGATAAGAGTGCCTGGACAGCCTAGTGCCTTTGCTGTTTGGAACTCGGTTCAGAAGTGGAAATCCGGCGTCCCTGCAAGGACTGGACTTATTCTTGCAGACCTCTCCTCAGGAGCCGAGAGTATTCCTGTATCGCTTGTCAATGAGGTCGATAATGTGAAGTCACCTGCCTTTTTCACATATTTTCACTCTCTTCGACATCCAAAATCATTCAGTTTAATGCAGCCTTCACATGGTTGCAGCTGTAATGCTAAAAAAGCATGTACCCCTGGTGATTTGGATTGCTCTTGCATTAGGAGAAATGAAGGTGATTTTCCATATATTTCCAACAGCGTTCTGGTGAGTCGTAAGCCGTTGGTTCATGAATGTGGCCCTACATGTCAATGTTTTCCTAACTGCAAAAATCGAGTATCCCAAACCGGTTTAAAGCTCCAAATGGAAGTGTTCAAAACAAGCAATAAAGGTTGGGGTCTTCGATCATGGGATCCTATTCGTGCTGGTGCTTTTATTTGCGAGTATGCAGGAGAAGTTATCGATAAAGATAGGTTAAGTCAGCTTGTAAAAGAAGGAGATACTGACGAGTATGTTTTTGATACAACTCGTATTTATGAATCTTTCAAGTGGAATTATGAGCCTAAGATACTGGAAGAAGTGAGCACAAATGAGTCTAGCGAGGATTATGCTCTGCCACATCCTCTTATTATAAATGCTAAGAATGTTGGAAATGTGGCTAGATTCATGAATCATAGTTGCTCACCAAATGTTTTCTGGCAGCCTGTCATGTATGAAGAGAACAACCAATCCTTTCTCCATGTTGCTTTTTTTGCATTGAGACATATTCCCCCAATGCAAGAGTTAACATATGACTATGGATCTGAACGATCTGATAATGCTGAGGGTAGCAGTGCAAACAAAGGAAGAAAGAAATGCTTATGTGGATCACCAAAATGCCGCGGTTCCTTTACTTAATATTTTGTCACAGTCTCCCGCAGACTGATATGATGCTGGCTAATGCATTTATGGCTAAACAGGTTTCACGATCTCCCTCctattttcaattcaatttgtttttataCTGTTTCCCTTGGTATGTTGGCATGTTAGCATTTTCAGCTTTACTTCAAATCAACTAGGCATCTAAAATTATGTCGCTATGAGTTCACTTCAGAAGCCATTTTAGTTCATTATTATGACGATTTAGGTATACTATATGTTGATTACTAAATTCATGTGTGTTGATTGAAGTCTACTAATTTTTCATATTGCTTTGTGTGTTTATTGAAGTCTACTAATGCCATTGTAGGCTTAAAACATACTTTCAAACGAGACATATTTTAGTTGAGTTGaatgtgaaaaaaattataaatcacaCAACAAAGGATGAAAAACCTGGTCTCCGGGCTTCAAAATAGTGCACTTTGCCAACTGTGCTACATGATGACTTAGTTATATTTATGTATGCTATTTACTTGCACCACAAATAATTTTCAAGCGGGGGTACTAAGTCCttgtataaattataatctttTTGGAGGCCAAAGGGTTTGTTCTGCCTTATGGTTGAGCCAATGTTGTCGTTGGTGGAAGGCCAAAAATCTGTCATATAAACACGGACTAACCTATGGCACCACCATGGGGCTTTCCTTAAAAAATTGGCTATAGCGGTTGTCCAAAAATCTGCCACGCCGTTCTGCCATGGCAGCCATTTAACTACACTGGGTTGGACTGCCTCTGGGGGCACCTTGCATGGAGGTTATCAAAAGTTTTGCAGTTTCATGACTCAAGTTTTGAGACAAATTTAACTAAGCCTATGTGTCCACTTGCCCATTTTCATGTCCCGAGGCAAGTTTATGTGAGAAGctacaaattttcaaatatgcTGAACTGAACATGCGTTGGGTAGTCTTTCACCGCTATATCAAACATGCTACTTGTGATTGAAAAGTGCTAGCAACACTCACTCTAACTCTTTTCAACATCATCTTTCTTATTGTGTGAAATTCATGTAGGTCCAACCACTTTATGTGGGACCAATTCTAAAAGTGACCTATATAAATTTCACCCAAGAGAGAGGAGAGTGTTGAAAAGAGTGTTAGAGTGACTGTATTAGCTAGCACTCCTCGTTCTGATTTTCATTGTGGAACTTGCATATTTGTTGCAAATCATAATTGCTTCCATTATCTAGTCTAGAGAAGCTAATTGTATTTtccatttatcttatttttgatTTAACAGATGGATGATAGCATTTTGTGTCAAGAGGAAGATCCAGTGTAGAAGTATCTTTAGTTGATGTAACCTTCCAAATATCCTTGACAAGGGTTGGTAGGTTTGTGTTtaaaccataaataaataaatcatgtgTGATCGGCCTCTTTTTTAGCTCCAACTTTATCACAATTAATCATTGAATCTGTATAATTTGTGTGAATTTTGAGCTGATAAGGGCCATGAATACACTCACTAGAAAGTACATAACTAGTGATATGATGTTTGTCTCCGACTTTGTTCTCTTGACATGGATTTGTTGTGCATTAATTATTGCATGGAGGCTAGTTTCATTTTTATCATTAGTTTTTTACATCTGGGATTGTAGAAGTCAAGTTGTGAAACCTTGGCATAAATCATGTTTTATGCTAATTGTATTGGTTTAGTCTCATCTTTGATTATCGTTTTGCTTCAGCTGCAGATGTTATGACTCGCGATTGAGTTGCATGATGTTTATTATAGTTGATAAGGAATATTAGCAACACTCTAATATCTTGTCTCTTATATTGGATAATGTAGATCCACCATTTTGAGAATGGATTCCACATAAATTGGTGGGATCTATATGAATTTCATGCGATAAGATCATAAGAGAATGTTAGAGCGAGTGTTGCTAGCACTTTTCATGTAGTGACTGATAGATATTTGGAAACTCCATATATCGATCTATGTCTTCTGCTGCTAAGGACCTTTCCCTTTTATTTGATTATTGCGTTTTGGTGACTTAGCTTGGTAGACTTAGCAGCATTTTGTTACTCTTAAATGTCGAGATAAATTAATCAATATTATTGGAAAATATCCAAGTTCTACATTGGCAAGAGAGACTTAAATATAAAACATATCAATAAAACCTCGAACTTCTCCACGCAAGCAGGTTTTATAATCTGGTTTTATAGAGTTTAGTTAGACCCAAAAACTTAAGATTGCATCAAAATCTATCTTAGATTTATTACTAGACCATCCATATTATATAGGCAATTAGCAAAGCCAAAATCCATGTTTAAATAGTTTTGATCTTACAAGTTGGTTTTGTATCAGTGACTTGAAGGACTAAGAGATCACATAGGCAATTAGCCAAGCTAAAATCACTAAACTCTATTCAAACTTGCTTGACACAAGAAAGGGAAGAAAATGACAGGCTTTGGTGCTTGCATGTCGACTGAAGTTAGATATTTCATATGATCGACTGAAGTTGGAGATTTCATATGATGGCAGGAAATGTGTTGTAACGGTTTGTTGGCTGGAAATGCAAAACCCGAAGGAACCAACCAGACTTCAAAATATTCTCCTGTCACATGTTTTTGAGTCTAGTATAGTATCACAAGAGAAGGAATTGGCCGTTGGTTTAGAATCTGCCATGGTGGCTAATCCAATAAGTTTGCCTCATGTAGTGCTGCTGAGTTAGGAAGTGTTCGGTGGAAGTAGGAATAATTTTAACAACTAATAAGTGAGTTGTTGAACCTTGATCCTTTGAAGAGAATTTGGCAGCAAGTGATTTCTTTAGCTATTGCCGAAATTTCGAGTATTCATGCAATTTCGAGTATATGCAACGATGAAACCTGATGCGTCGATGAAGAGCGAAGGGTATGACTTTGAAGTTATTAATAAATAGAGCTGAAACTAGGCCAGTTTAGACTGTATAAGACCTTTTTCAACTATATAATGAGGAAATGATGGATGAAATCAGTTAGCTTTCAACTAGGGATGTAAATTTAGTTTACAGCTAGATAAGGATAGTAGCATCAATCTTGGttagcaaaataaaaatattcattcatatGAAGtggttttaattattattacaaggGTTGAAGAAAAGCTCTTACAAATGACACAGAGAGTAAGAGAGAAATGTCAAAATGACCTCTGAATGGAATCCAGATATAGGTCTTGATTACAAAGTTTTGAATCATAGCTTCCACaaccaaattataaaacaccacAAACGAcacacaaaaaaagaaaagaagccaAAGTTACTTAATGACTGGATCCACTGATGAGAAGGAAATAGTTTACTTTGAACTCAGTTACCGTAGAATAAAATATGTCATCTTTGAGCTGTATCATGAAGAACCAAATTTCTGTCCATGTTGACACAAGAAACAATCAAGTCAGTTATCTCATACAATTGTCAAACAGATTAAATCTTTctcaaaagaaaatgaaacaaattaAACGAAGTGTCGTTATAAAACTGAATGCTAGTGCAAGAATGCTTTATAAGAGAAGCATTGCATGATCAGAAGAAAAGTACCTTCATATTTTGAAGCTTGCTAGACACAAAAGCATTCTCACTTTACTTATGACGCTTTGGAAGCCGATTGAATAGTGCGAATCTCATAATCAAAGTATTTGGGGCCAACCGAATGACGAATGCATATAAGAGGTATACACTTGATAATCCAGTAGTCTTTTCCTTTGTCTGGATCAATACACTCAACAAATTTAGCTGGCATTTCAGTGAAGTTAATAACTTTGAGGTTATACAAGAACCTGATGCCTGAGGGTACCTCCTTCAGTTGGGGGATTCTGTCTATTTTAAGATATTCAAGAGAGGGCAAAGCTCCCTTGTCTATAAGGACAGAATTTACTCTATTCAAGTGACAGAGATCTAGTTTCCTCAATTTTAGAAACCCTCCGTTCTGAAAGTGCAAAATTTCACCATCATAGGCATTGTCCCACAGACCAAATTTCTGCAGATTTGGCAAGTTTTTCAGTGATTGTAGCAGGTCATCTTTCAACTTAGATAAAGCCAGCTTAATCTCCACAAGAAACTCAAGCTTTGGAATCCAATCAGGCAATATATCTAGTTTAGCTTTCAAATGAAGCCGCTGAAGTTGGGGTGGAGACGAGATAAAATTCAAGTTAATGGTTTCATCCTCAGATATTGTAGTAATATTAAGATTTTCAAGGTGTTTCATTTCTACTACTGCAGCACATAAGGCATTTCCATGTTCTCTTCTTACACGCCTTAAACCTAACCGCCTTAACTGTCTTAACATTTTCATCTCTTGAATAAGATCTACCCCCCCATGATCTACCTCCACATAATAAAGATTTTGTAGAGAAGTCAAGTTCTTGATGCCGTTTTCCATCAAAACACCAGTTGTAAATCCCAAAAGAGAATACTTTGCTTCATAGTTACGATGGAAAACAAGAAGGTGCCGTAGCTTTGTGAGCTTGTTTATTTCACTTGGTAAATGACGCACAAGCGTGTCTCTTAAATCCAATGTCTCTAAGTGCTGTAGTTCACCAACAGATTTAGGAAGAGCCTGTACTTTTGTACCCCTTAGGTTTATGTACCTTAAGTGAAAAAGATTCCCCAAATTATCAGGAATATGATTGAAAGTTGCCCCTTGAATGTCAAGTACCTTCAAAATCCTTGACTGCGAACATAATTTACCAATAAATGGCTCCAACAATCCACCTTTTTCATAAAAATGTATAGCGCGAAAATGTGAGttgtttgttttcttcaatGCATTGTTGGAATTAGTTGCTATAGATAAGCGTCTTATTATTCCATCTGCAACTATTTGACCATCATGAACAAAATGACAGAAACTTAATTCCTTCATTTTTCTAATGATCACTTCCCTCATCAAATCATGGACTTGACAAGTTTGAACTTTCCCTTCAAAGCCAACATTTGATACCAGAATCAGACTTCTGTTAATCAATTCATACAAGTACTCATTTGCAACTTGCTCTGGAGTTCTTCTCTCTTCAGATTTAGCAAACCCTTCAGCAATCCATTGTCGAGTTAACCTTTTGTGATTAATAGAATAGTCCTCCGGATATATACCAAAATACAAAATGCATGGTTTTAAATAGTATGGAAGGCTATCATAACTAAGCGACAAAATCTTTGTTAGACTCGTTAAATGGGCATTACGTCCCAATTCCAGGCTCAGATTTTCACTCACCTTTTTCCATTCAATCATGGTTTTAGCTTTTGTTGAGAGTAGACCACCAATGGCTACAATTGCTAGAGGTAGCTGCTTGCATTTTCGAACAATATCTTTTGAAATAGCCTCAAGCTCTGGTGGACAATGCCCATCAAACTCAAATCTAAATACTTTCTTGCAGAAGAGTTCCCATGCTTTTTCTGGAGGCAAAAGTTGCAAGTTGTGAATGTGAACTAGGAAGGATTTCTTGAAAAAATCTGCAACTTGCATCATTCTAGTTGTGATTATGATCCTACTACCATTGTTGTTATTAGGCATGGCAAATTCAAACTGGTCGGAAAAATCTTCTTGCCATACATCATCAAAGAATATCAAATACCTCTTATGTTGCAGGTATTGCCTCACTTCTACTATCAGTGACTTGTCGTCCATTTTGTGTAACATCTGTGCTATTGGGTCTTCTGTGTCCCGACAAAATTGCTCCATCATGAATATCATTAACCCTCTCACAGTGTATGATTGAGAAACTGTGATGCAAGAACGACAATCAAAGTGTGATGTTACCTTTTGGCTATCAAAAACTAGCTTGGCAAGAGTGGTTTTTCCAAGACCCCCCATTCCTACCACTGAAATCACTGTGCGCTCAGCTGCACCCTCCAATAACCAACCAAATAGTTCTTCTCGTGGGCCTTCAAATCCTACGATTTCTGTTTCTTCAATGAAAAGGGAAGACAGTCGAGGATCACACCATCTTCCACTTTCGATCTCTCTAGTGTTGTTTCTGCTTGTTGAACCAGGTTCTTGTAAAATTTGAAAGTTATACCTCTCACTTCTTTCCTTGATTCTACGAATTGACAATTTAATGTCTTGAATCTCAGATGCTATATGATGACGGGGAATCAAAGTGTTGAATAGGCTTGCCATCTTGCAGACTAATGATCCGCATCCAGGAGGACTGTCCCTATGCATCATCCGAAGGTATTCATCAATGACATCTTCAATGCGAAATGATGTTTCTCTCATTTGCTTAACCCAAGTTCTTATTCCGTCGGTGGTGTCTGCTTCATCTGCAGCCCTTCTGTCTGCATCTTTGAGGAAGACTTGAATGCTCTCAAGTTCATCTTTGATGTCTGAAAAATCTGTGTGTACACCTCTCAAAAgatttgtttcttcttttagGAATTGGAACACTTCTCCCAGAGCAAACAACACTGCAGTTTCTGCCATTTCAATCTTAGCTCAAGTGCTAACTGCTATCTTGCAATTATGTTGTTGGGAATTGGGATCATGTGTATTGTGTTTTTCATCTTGCAAAAGAAAATGCCATTTTGGAGATTTGAATGGTGCTAAAGAAAGATAAGCATCAAAAGTCAAAGGAAAGGAATGCCATTACTTTTCTTATCAGCATATGGTAATGTACTGTGTACAGATCAATTTCTTTAGTTATTGCAAAATAGTATTGAAAAATAGTTATTGCGAGGATGTGGTCCCTAACCTTGAGAAATCATGGcataaacaaaattgaagatATATCTTAGAGAgtgtatttattatttatacgTACTTAAGAATATAATTTAGAAAGTAATATTTTATGAACTAAACTAAAGATTTGTTCTTATAAATTAAGCATGTTGAATTTCAATGGAGTAGATTTGGTTATAAGAACATTTTGCTTTTGTTCCAGGTActcatgatttatttttatatagttaAACATACTTACCCACCATTGATTATAAGGTTATTTGAATGCTTACACACTAGTCCACTAGTTATtattaaaaacagaaaaaaattaccttgagaaacaaaaattacagATCACAGcataaacaaaattgaagatACTTTATAGAGTGCATTAATTCAACGAGAGAATaatattttatgaattaaattgaAGATTTATACCTTATGAATTAATTAAGCATGTTGAATTTCAATGGAGTAGCCAA
This portion of the Trifolium pratense cultivar HEN17-A07 linkage group LG3, ARS_RC_1.1, whole genome shotgun sequence genome encodes:
- the LOC123917358 gene encoding histone-lysine N-methyltransferase, H3 lysine-9 specific SUVH1, which translates into the protein MEEGLGHNSVPPPGSIDKSKILDIKPIRSLIPVFSMNPQAPPSGQYPSGFSPFFPFGGPHDSSTTGAKRRAMPTPLRAFRSPLGEDEDYNDNDDFSNTRNAASRSSRVKPKKTKIYSDFHVDLSGLVGINPAHKDDGNREVVNIVLMTFDALRRRLTQLVDAKELSTGLVKRADLKVGNICMTKGIRTNVTKRVGAVPGVEIGDIFFFRMELCVVGLHAQSMGGIDALHITGVREEETLAVSIVSSGEYDDEAEDGDVIIYTGQGGNFNKKDKHVSDQKLHRGNLALDRSSRTHNEIRVIRGIKDAVNPNSKIYVYDGLYKIQDSWVEKAKGGGSLLKYKLIRVPGQPSAFAVWNSVQKWKSGVPARTGLILADLSSGAESIPVSLVNEVDNVKSPAFFTYFHSLRHPKSFSLMQPSHGCSCNAKKACTPGDLDCSCIRRNEGDFPYISNSVLVSRKPLVHECGPTCQCFPNCKNRVSQTGLKLQMEVFKTSNKGWGLRSWDPIRAGAFICEYAGEVIDKDRLSQLVKEGDTDEYVFDTTRIYESFKWNYEPKILEEVSTNESSEDYALPHPLIINAKNVGNVARFMNHSCSPNVFWQPVMYEENNQSFLHVAFFALRHIPPMQELTYDYGSERSDNAEGSSANKGRKKCLCGSPKCRGSFT
- the LOC123917356 gene encoding disease resistance protein RPM1-like, which encodes MAETAVLFALGEVFQFLKEETNLLRGVHTDFSDIKDELESIQVFLKDADRRAADEADTTDGIRTWVKQMRETSFRIEDVIDEYLRMMHRDSPPGCGSLVCKMASLFNTLIPRHHIASEIQDIKLSIRRIKERSERYNFQILQEPGSTSRNNTREIESGRWCDPRLSSLFIEETEIVGFEGPREELFGWLLEGAAERTVISVVGMGGLGKTTLAKLVFDSQKVTSHFDCRSCITVSQSYTVRGLMIFMMEQFCRDTEDPIAQMLHKMDDKSLIVEVRQYLQHKRYLIFFDDVWQEDFSDQFEFAMPNNNNGSRIIITTRMMQVADFFKKSFLVHIHNLQLLPPEKAWELFCKKVFRFEFDGHCPPELEAISKDIVRKCKQLPLAIVAIGGLLSTKAKTMIEWKKVSENLSLELGRNAHLTSLTKILSLSYDSLPYYLKPCILYFGIYPEDYSINHKRLTRQWIAEGFAKSEERRTPEQVANEYLYELINRSLILVSNVGFEGKVQTCQVHDLMREVIIRKMKELSFCHFVHDGQIVADGIIRRLSIATNSNNALKKTNNSHFRAIHFYEKGGLLEPFIGKLCSQSRILKVLDIQGATFNHIPDNLGNLFHLRYINLRGTKVQALPKSVGELQHLETLDLRDTLVRHLPSEINKLTKLRHLLVFHRNYEAKYSLLGFTTGVLMENGIKNLTSLQNLYYVEVDHGGVDLIQEMKMLRQLRRLGLRRVRREHGNALCAAVVEMKHLENLNITTISEDETINLNFISSPPQLQRLHLKAKLDILPDWIPKLEFLVEIKLALSKLKDDLLQSLKNLPNLQKFGLWDNAYDGEILHFQNGGFLKLRKLDLCHLNRVNSVLIDKGALPSLEYLKIDRIPQLKEVPSGIRFLYNLKVINFTEMPAKFVECIDPDKGKDYWIIKCIPLICIRHSVGPKYFDYEIRTIQSASKAS